The Geodermatophilaceae bacterium NBWT11 genome has a segment encoding these proteins:
- a CDS encoding LysR family transcriptional regulator: MDVRALETLRAVRSQGGVTAAAAVLHLTPSAVSQQLAGLAQDAGVPLTERVGRGLRLTAAGDALADAAVDVAVALERARTACAVFRDAPTGTVRVAAFQSGAWMLFPRLLTRVAAQGGIELRCSDEDVAQREFAALTDRHDLVVAHRPEDGEPGWGGGVRVVPLLREPLDVALPAEHRWADRESVTPADLADEDWITVRHGFPLARALADVGLRSDTTPRVVQRINDFHVVEALVAAGHGIALLPRYSSGLHPGVRLVPLVGVRAGRQVDVLVRRDVAERRAVRVVLEELVAVAGEIDGRGDLRPG, from the coding sequence ATGGACGTGCGGGCGCTGGAGACGCTGCGAGCGGTGCGCAGCCAGGGCGGGGTGACCGCCGCGGCCGCGGTGCTGCACCTGACCCCGTCGGCGGTCTCCCAGCAGCTGGCCGGGCTGGCCCAGGACGCCGGCGTGCCGCTCACCGAGCGGGTCGGGCGCGGGCTGCGGCTGACGGCCGCGGGGGACGCGCTGGCCGATGCCGCGGTCGACGTCGCGGTCGCCCTGGAACGGGCCCGGACCGCGTGCGCCGTCTTCCGCGACGCGCCCACCGGCACGGTGCGGGTCGCGGCGTTCCAGTCCGGGGCCTGGATGCTCTTCCCGCGGCTGCTCACCCGGGTCGCCGCACAGGGCGGGATCGAGCTGCGCTGCTCCGACGAGGACGTCGCCCAGCGGGAGTTCGCCGCCCTCACCGACCGCCACGACCTGGTCGTGGCGCACCGCCCGGAGGACGGCGAACCCGGGTGGGGCGGGGGCGTGCGCGTGGTGCCGCTGCTGCGGGAGCCGCTGGACGTGGCACTGCCCGCGGAGCACCGGTGGGCCGACCGGGAGTCCGTCACCCCGGCCGACCTGGCCGACGAGGACTGGATCACCGTGCGGCACGGGTTCCCGCTGGCCCGGGCCCTGGCCGACGTCGGGCTGCGGTCGGACACCACGCCCCGGGTGGTGCAGCGGATCAACGACTTCCACGTGGTGGAGGCGCTGGTGGCCGCCGGGCACGGCATCGCGCTGCTGCCCCGGTACTCCTCCGGCCTGCACCCCGGCGTCCGGCTGGTGCCGTTGGTCGGGGTGCGGGCCGGGCGTCAGGTGGACGTGCTCGTGCGCCGGGACGTCGCCGAGCGACGGGCCGTGCGAGTGGTGCTGGAGGAGCTGGTCGCCGTGGCCGGGGAGATCGACGGCCGCGGGGACCTCAGGCCGGGGTGA
- a CDS encoding STAS domain-containing protein — protein MTEPAEDTAPEHGSISLVGDGELLVFTGEIDKDVVRHFRVTVRPAQWPSRVDAREVTFMSSAGLELMVHLARKQKRAGAELELVEPPTSLRLLLNQTGLNRVFRSVPAPVTPA, from the coding sequence ATGACCGAGCCCGCGGAAGACACCGCCCCCGAGCACGGCTCGATCTCCCTCGTCGGCGACGGGGAGCTGCTGGTCTTCACCGGCGAGATCGACAAGGACGTCGTGCGGCACTTCCGGGTGACCGTGCGACCGGCCCAGTGGCCCTCCCGCGTGGACGCCCGCGAGGTCACCTTCATGAGCTCGGCCGGGCTGGAGCTGATGGTCCACCTGGCCCGCAAGCAGAAGCGCGCCGGCGCCGAGCTGGAGCTCGTCGAGCCCCCCACGTCGCTGCGGCTGCTGCTGAACCAGACGGGCCTCAACCGGGTCTTCCGCTCGGTGCCCGCCCCGGTCACCCCGGCCTGA
- a CDS encoding FAD-binding oxidoreductase, translated as MPEQPAPTPAEPAAREQTLSKAARKHLTRELGWTPRATPPVPAADLEPRATRLPAEVRAELVALLGEDQVADDRETRLRHTGGTSYLDRLRRRQGDASDAPDAVLTPADTDQTAAVLALCSARGVVVVPWGGGTSPVGGLPGTDADDRPVVVLDLARMASVRALDVPSSLVTVGPGMRAPALAEALQADGLALDRLPQDLAEGTLGGHAATGTSGFDRLVAGLTLATPTGVLELGRPPAPAAGPDLLALALGSEGTLGVVTELRLQVRPEPRARHHEGWSLRSWAAGLAALQRLARHDLLPDVVSLGDPAHTRTGSLLAGGSGARALRGLLRSRRHGGDCLLVLGWEGLPTVVRARRAAASALLRESGAMRLGTRAGAPRAAVPQLRDQLLDQGLLVETLETAATWSALPTVYDAVRRALRESLSRPGHRPLVLTHVAHGYATGASLVVTVLADRDDGLPLQQWLTAKRAATDALLGAGGTLTHQHGVGADHRPWLEQEVGALGVDVLRAVKARLDPQGVCNPGVLLPG; from the coding sequence ATGCCCGAGCAGCCCGCACCGACCCCCGCCGAGCCCGCTGCCCGGGAGCAGACCCTGTCCAAGGCCGCGCGCAAGCACCTGACCCGGGAGCTCGGCTGGACCCCGCGGGCCACGCCGCCGGTGCCGGCGGCCGACCTCGAGCCCCGGGCCACCCGGCTGCCCGCCGAGGTGCGCGCCGAGCTGGTGGCGTTGCTGGGCGAGGACCAGGTGGCCGACGACCGGGAGACCCGGCTGCGGCACACCGGCGGCACCAGCTACCTCGACCGGCTGCGCCGTCGGCAGGGCGACGCCTCCGACGCCCCGGACGCCGTCCTGACCCCGGCCGACACCGACCAGACCGCCGCGGTCCTGGCGCTGTGCAGCGCCCGCGGGGTCGTCGTCGTCCCCTGGGGAGGCGGCACCAGCCCGGTCGGCGGGCTGCCCGGCACCGACGCCGACGACCGGCCGGTGGTCGTGCTCGACCTGGCCCGGATGGCCTCCGTGCGCGCCCTGGACGTGCCCTCCTCGCTGGTGACCGTCGGCCCCGGGATGCGGGCGCCCGCGCTGGCCGAGGCGCTGCAGGCGGACGGGCTGGCCCTGGACCGGCTCCCGCAGGACCTCGCCGAGGGCACCCTCGGCGGGCACGCGGCCACCGGCACCAGCGGCTTCGACCGGCTGGTCGCCGGGCTGACCCTGGCCACCCCCACCGGCGTCCTCGAGCTCGGCCGGCCCCCGGCACCGGCCGCCGGACCCGACCTGCTCGCCCTCGCCCTGGGGTCCGAGGGCACCCTCGGGGTGGTCACCGAGCTGCGGCTGCAGGTGCGCCCCGAGCCCCGCGCCCGGCACCACGAGGGCTGGTCGCTGCGCAGCTGGGCCGCCGGCCTGGCCGCGCTGCAGCGGCTGGCCCGGCACGACCTGCTGCCCGACGTCGTGTCGCTCGGGGACCCCGCGCACACCCGCACCGGGTCGCTGCTGGCCGGCGGGTCCGGGGCGCGGGCCCTGCGTGGCCTGCTCCGGTCCCGGCGGCACGGTGGGGACTGCCTGCTGGTGCTGGGCTGGGAGGGGCTGCCGACGGTGGTCCGCGCCCGCCGGGCCGCCGCGTCGGCGCTGTTGCGGGAGAGCGGCGCGATGCGGCTGGGCACCCGCGCCGGAGCACCCCGGGCGGCGGTGCCGCAGCTGCGGGACCAGCTGCTCGACCAGGGCCTGCTGGTCGAGACCCTGGAGACCGCGGCCACCTGGTCGGCGCTGCCCACCGTCTACGACGCCGTGCGCCGGGCGCTGCGGGAGTCGCTGAGCCGGCCCGGCCACCGACCCCTCGTGCTCACCCACGTCGCGCACGGCTACGCCACCGGCGCCTCGCTGGTGGTCACCGTGCTGGCCGACCGGGACGACGGCCTGCCCCTCCAGCAGTGGCTCACCGCCAAGCGCGCAGCCACCGACGCGCTGCTCGGCGCCGGCGGCACGTTGACCCACCAGCACGGCGTCGGCGCCGACCACCGGCCCTGGCTGGAGCAGGAGGTCGGGGCCCTCGGCGTGGACGTGCTGCGGGCGGTCAAGGCCCGGCTGGACCCGCAGGGGGTCTGCAACCCGGGGGTCCTCCTCCCGGGGTGA
- a CDS encoding MFS transporter: protein MRQRWLALLTLQTAAVQVVWVGARVLAGLVAVEQGAGVAALGVLAATTAFPALLGAVPAGRACDRFGGGAVAVLGIVVLLVGTTLIATAPDLPRLLAGAAVTGAGSLLAMVGQQAVVAARSAAGDRTGHFSLVTTAASLGQLVAPLAVTGGLGAVAAAGTGQGLVACGIAGVVGLVAAGVAVRSAPRPTRAPRAADGTRAGLPAHRLVRLPQFWRSLSTSAAVLVTVDLMYTMLPLWAAERDVAAGTLGLLLALRAAVSVLSRVALGRIVDRLGVRPVLAGALVTGVLALVLLALGPTAAGWPAMVLLGVALGAPQPLTMSWTVGLVPPGVQGAALGVRLWANRAGQVSVPLVAGAVLAPAGFLGFALLNAALLAGAAVVVGTARFPDGRFPDWPTP from the coding sequence GTGAGACAGCGCTGGCTCGCCCTCCTCACCCTGCAGACGGCCGCGGTGCAGGTGGTCTGGGTGGGCGCCCGGGTGCTCGCCGGGCTCGTCGCCGTGGAGCAGGGCGCCGGGGTCGCGGCCCTGGGGGTGCTGGCCGCCACGACGGCGTTCCCCGCACTGCTGGGTGCCGTGCCCGCGGGACGCGCCTGCGACCGGTTCGGCGGGGGCGCGGTCGCCGTCCTCGGCATCGTCGTCCTGCTGGTGGGGACGACGCTGATCGCCACCGCCCCCGACCTGCCCCGGCTCCTCGCCGGCGCCGCGGTGACCGGCGCGGGCAGCCTGCTCGCGATGGTCGGCCAGCAGGCCGTCGTCGCGGCCCGCTCGGCCGCCGGCGACCGGACCGGGCACTTCTCCCTGGTGACCACCGCGGCGTCGCTGGGCCAGCTGGTCGCGCCGCTGGCGGTCACCGGTGGTCTCGGCGCGGTGGCCGCGGCGGGGACCGGTCAGGGCCTGGTCGCCTGCGGGATCGCCGGGGTCGTCGGGCTGGTGGCCGCCGGGGTGGCGGTGCGCAGCGCACCCCGCCCCACCCGGGCGCCCCGGGCCGCGGACGGCACCCGGGCCGGGCTCCCGGCCCACCGGCTGGTGCGGCTGCCCCAGTTCTGGCGGTCGCTGAGCACCAGCGCCGCGGTGCTGGTGACCGTCGACCTGATGTACACGATGCTGCCGCTCTGGGCCGCCGAGCGGGACGTCGCCGCCGGCACCCTGGGCCTGCTGCTGGCCCTGCGCGCAGCGGTGTCGGTGCTCAGCCGGGTCGCCCTGGGCCGCATCGTCGACCGGCTCGGCGTCCGCCCCGTGCTCGCCGGGGCCCTGGTGACCGGCGTGCTGGCCCTGGTGCTCCTGGCGCTGGGCCCCACGGCTGCCGGGTGGCCGGCGATGGTGCTGCTCGGCGTCGCCCTCGGCGCGCCCCAGCCGCTCACCATGTCCTGGACCGTCGGCCTGGTGCCCCCCGGCGTGCAGGGTGCTGCGCTGGGCGTGCGGCTGTGGGCCAACCGGGCCGGGCAGGTCAGCGTGCCGCTGGTCGCCGGCGCGGTGCTGGCCCCGGCCGGGTTCCTGGGGTTCGCCCTCCTCAACGCCGCCCTGCTCGCCGGCGCCGCGGTCGTCGTCGGCACCGCCCGCTTCCCCGACGGCCGCTTCCCGGACTGGCCCACGCCCTGA